One Massilia sp. 9096 genomic window carries:
- a CDS encoding tetracycline resistance MFS efflux pump — MSRTAASARAGNLNFVLICVFIDMLGIGLIVPVLPALVGEYVGARGQQALWYGVLSAVFGLMQFAFMPMLGAVSDRLGRRPVLLYSMAGMCINFLTTAWAPNLACLFIGRVIGGASSASMSVASAYASDLSTPDNRAKSFGKIGAAFGLGFICGPILGGMLGNVGLHLPFYVAAALSAANFVYGFIAVPESLPPERRAPFSLARVNPFGALARLLARRDIRGLLVVYTLVTFAQMMLQSTFVLFTTFRFAWTPADNGIALFCVGLSSIVVQAGLLGVLIRRLGEVRLALLGLGSGALAFLLYGLATQGWMIYAVILCNVLSFAAGPALQGILSKTSSTREQGELMGSLQSIGSLGLVIMPLVGTAMLGAAGTLPRGDWRVGGAFYLCAAMQAGAMLVARRWFHARAQAQAPVQVRQL; from the coding sequence ATGTCCCGCACCGCAGCGTCGGCCCGCGCCGGCAACCTGAACTTCGTCCTGATCTGCGTGTTCATCGACATGCTCGGCATCGGGCTGATCGTCCCGGTGCTGCCGGCGCTGGTCGGCGAGTACGTCGGCGCGCGCGGCCAGCAGGCGCTGTGGTACGGCGTGCTGTCGGCGGTGTTCGGGCTGATGCAGTTCGCGTTCATGCCGATGCTCGGCGCGGTCTCGGACCGGCTCGGACGGCGTCCGGTGCTGCTGTATTCGATGGCCGGCATGTGCATCAACTTTCTCACCACGGCCTGGGCGCCGAACCTGGCCTGCCTGTTCATCGGCCGCGTGATCGGCGGCGCCTCGTCGGCCAGCATGTCGGTCGCGTCGGCCTACGCCTCGGACCTGTCGACGCCGGACAACCGCGCGAAAAGCTTCGGCAAGATCGGCGCCGCCTTCGGCCTGGGCTTCATCTGCGGGCCGATACTGGGCGGGATGCTGGGCAACGTCGGCCTGCACCTGCCGTTCTACGTGGCGGCGGCGTTATCCGCAGCCAACTTCGTCTACGGCTTCATCGCCGTGCCGGAATCGCTGCCGCCGGAGCGGCGCGCCCCCTTCTCGCTGGCGCGCGTGAATCCGTTCGGGGCGCTGGCGCGGCTGCTGGCGCGCCGTGACATCCGCGGCCTGCTGGTGGTCTACACGCTGGTGACCTTCGCGCAGATGATGCTGCAGTCGACCTTCGTCCTGTTCACCACCTTCCGCTTCGCCTGGACCCCGGCCGACAACGGCATCGCGCTGTTCTGCGTCGGCCTGTCCTCGATCGTGGTGCAGGCCGGCCTGCTGGGGGTGCTGATCCGGCGCCTGGGCGAGGTGCGCCTGGCGCTGCTCGGCCTGGGATCGGGCGCGCTGGCGTTCCTGCTGTACGGCCTGGCGACACAGGGCTGGATGATCTACGCCGTCATCCTGTGCAACGTGCTGTCGTTCGCGGCCGGGCCGGCGCTGCAGGGCATCCTGTCGAAAACCAGCTCCACGCGCGAACAGGGCGAGCTGATGGGGTCCTTGCAGTCGATCGGCAGCCTCGGCCTGGTGATCATGCCGCTGGTCGGCACGGCGATGCTGGGCGCGGCCGGCACGCTGCCGCGCGGCGACTGGCGCGTCGGCGGCGCCTTTTACCTGTGCGCGGCCATGCAGGCGGGGGCGATGCTGGTGGCGCGGCGCTGGTTCCACGCGCGCGCACAGGCGCAGGCGCCCGTGCAGGTGCGGCAGCTTTAG
- the asd gene encoding archaetidylserine decarboxylase (Phosphatidylserine decarboxylase is synthesized as a single chain precursor. Generation of the pyruvoyl active site from a Ser is coupled to cleavage of a Gly-Ser bond between the larger (beta) and smaller (alpha chains). It is an integral membrane protein.): MSDRLKVLPQYLLPKQRLTTFAGRVAGAKGGSMTTRLIRWFVGKYGVNMAEAENPDIASYKSFNDFFTRPLKAGARPLANAAFVCPVDGAISQFGAIDDHHILQAKGHRFTTTELVGGDAALAAQFRHGSFANLYLSPKDYHRIHMPCDGKLTRMIYVPGALFSVNPTTARGVPNLFARNERVVCVFESPEHGPFVMVLVGATIVGSMATVWHGVVNPPRMVKVTEFSYADQNIVLKKGEEMGRFLLGSTVVMLFKPDTIRFNGEWAPERSVRLGELMGVTPG; encoded by the coding sequence GTGTCCGATCGTCTCAAAGTCTTGCCGCAATACCTGCTGCCCAAGCAGCGCCTGACCACCTTCGCCGGCCGCGTCGCCGGCGCCAAGGGCGGATCGATGACGACCCGGCTGATCCGCTGGTTCGTCGGCAAGTACGGCGTCAACATGGCCGAAGCGGAAAACCCGGACATCGCCAGCTACAAGAGCTTCAACGATTTCTTCACGCGTCCCCTGAAGGCCGGCGCGCGGCCGCTGGCCAACGCGGCCTTCGTGTGCCCGGTCGACGGCGCGATCAGCCAGTTCGGCGCGATCGACGACCACCACATCCTGCAAGCCAAGGGTCACCGCTTCACCACCACCGAGCTGGTCGGCGGCGACGCGGCGCTGGCCGCCCAGTTCCGCCATGGCAGTTTCGCCAACCTGTACCTGTCGCCGAAGGACTACCACCGTATCCACATGCCGTGCGACGGCAAGCTGACGCGCATGATCTACGTGCCGGGCGCGCTGTTCTCGGTCAATCCCACCACGGCGCGCGGCGTGCCCAACCTGTTCGCCCGCAATGAACGCGTGGTCTGCGTGTTCGAGTCGCCGGAGCATGGCCCGTTCGTGATGGTGCTGGTCGGCGCGACCATCGTCGGCAGCATGGCGACCGTATGGCACGGCGTGGTCAATCCGCCGCGCATGGTCAAGGTCACCGAGTTTTCCTATGCCGACCAGAACATCGTCCTGAAAAAGGGCGAGGAGATGGGGCGCTTCCTGCTCGGCTCCACGGTCGTGATGCTGTTCAAGCCGGATACGATCCGCTTCAACGGCGAGTGGGCGCCGGAGCGCAGCGTGCGCCTCGGCGAGCTGATGGGTGTGACGCCGGGCTGA